The genomic window CCAGTGGTCCGAATACCggtggtaaaaaaataaaaaaattaagagtgtTGGCATGGCACTTAGGGACAAAGACGATAGACTATGTCTTGCAAGAATGCATCATTTTGTTTGAGCGATATGATAAGAAAGGAATTCATTAGACCAATTGTATTACCATGTGAAGTAACATAACAAGATATACTGGAATGTCAACTTATtcaaccaaaaaagaaaaatcaaactgAGACCATTCTTtcaaacaaatcaaaaaaagaaaaaccaaactGAGACCATTCTACTACACGATATAAACAAACGACCATTATTTCAAGAATCTTGGATTGGTCGGTCACACTTACATAATCAATACTCCCTCCTACCATCAAGATTCACTTCTGATTCTGATTTATCTGATTTTAATCAGATACATCATATCAGATACATcggttatttaataaatctgaCTTTATAATTAAGATCAAAGAGAGTAAGTTTTGCACAGATCTAGCTAGCTGCTTGAAAGATTGACACTGTTTTTGTTATTAAAAGTTAGATCATTACTACTCTCCAAATTTGAATGAAAAGACCATGAAAGAATATCATGTTCAGCAAATTCAGCACCAGTAGCAGCTGAGAAACCAATCCTCACCCATTCAGGAACAACATCCTTCAAAGGGACAACACCATCGAGTTTATAAACACTAATCCCAGGATATCCCAAACTAACACTTAAAACATTAGTGTTTGCATTAAACCTTATCAAAACATTACCCACTTTTCCATTTTGCAAAACAAACGACTTAGTACTTATTGACTTAATAGAGTTTACATCAATTCCAATATGTCTATCTCTGTTTGTATCCCAATCAACATTATAGAAAGTGTCAATTTCTACTGCAACAGTTTGAATTGATTTGTTATATGTTTGGCTATTGAAAACACCAAGAAAACCTGCACGACCTATGTTTTGTGGCTCTGTATCAATTGGTGCAATGAAGAATGCAAAACCATCTGCAATATTAGTAGAACTTGGTGCAGTTATGGTGAAGGTGAAGGAGGTTTCAAAGTGAGCTGTGTTTCCTGTTTTGCTATCCCATATGTGAATAGGGGCTGAATATAGAGCTCTGCCTATGGAGTTTTTTGTTGCTTTGGTTAGTTGTAACTTTCCTGTTGAGGTTGTATTGGCACTGCCTTGGAAGATGAGATTCTTTTGGTCTGTGACAAATTTGGGGATGTCAAAGGAAATGAATTCTTCTGTTGTTGAGTTTACATTGTTGAATAGCAAGATCAAGAATGTTAAGATCATGGATAGAGTAACAGAGAAGTACTTAATATTGGAGGTGGTGGAAGAAGACATTTTTGGATTCTCAATTGAGTGGTTTTGGAATGAAGAGTTTGTGGTAATGGGAGCTGTGCTTTTATACTAAAATCAATGTTGTCACTGACTTCATGAACCTATTTTATGTAGAATCGAGGGTTAAATATAGTTTATGGagatttttttcacactttttagttctgaagttttttccgtcaatatttttagtccaattctaaaaaatttatagggACCAATCTTACGTCTTATTCCAATATAAGCAATAATATTACTGTTGGGAGTGGTCATAATATTTCAGTTATTTGTTGTGATAATGCATTATTAGATAATCCTCAATATCCCTTAACTTTAAGCAATGTTTTGCATGCACTTAAATTGATCAAAAATCTTGTTTCTGTGAAAAAATTTACCATTAATAATGAAGTTTTTGTTGAATTTGAcctttttggtttttgttgaaTACTCTTACCACAACACCATACGATCCAAGCTCAACACCTTTTACTTTTGCCGCATTATCCAATGAATTATGGATAATATTAAGACAATATTTTTATGGGTAATGTGTCTCTCCAGCATCAGTTAAagtataaaattaatgttgataaaataatattttatacattcaaaatattaaatacatatattttaaggcaaaattttcttatttatgtgcttaactagtgtcccaATACTATTTAGGATTTTCCTACTAATATAATAGAAAAAGttgtaaaaaaattgtaaaataatatatcttcaaataacaataaatataacTGTGTTTCTCTGTTTATACATGGTGAGTATTCACTTTGTGTGGCTTACAATCGAACACGTGAATCCATGCATGAATGtcccatttttctttttttttttttggtagaggaATGTCCCATTTTTCTATGCATGGATAATATTTATTTCAGAGACATACCGTAATAATTTATCCTTATCGTTATCGCAACCAAAATCCAATGCAATTTAATTAAGACATCGGCTCAAGCGGCCCTGAGCATCGGTCTGTTTCAGACTGAAAATTACAAAATCgataaaaattgtaattatttgattttgacTCAATTTTGACCGATTATATATTTGGTTTGTGTGGATGTCGGATCGTATAGGTGATGTGTAGATTGGGTTGATTATTACATGTTagattaaaagtttatttacTTCCAAAATTTCATTAtcgaatttttatttattttcaaataggGTGAAATGCGTTTAATTCCaacaaatgacaaaaaaaaactaaacgggaaaaaaataaaaaacaaagaggtgaggccaaaaactattttaaattaaattaagcaCAATGTGTGCCTAAAGATAATAGTTCATACACAAAGAAAAACTAACAAAGTACATAATCATCCTGTGTTAAGCACTATACAAACTTTTGAATTTAGGATCCAATGATTATTTAAATCGACACAAAAACCTATTTTTGTCGCCTTAAACCACCACCAGACTTGAACTTTGGTGGTAAAGATGAACCGGTCAATAGTAACTGTCTTTTCATTGAACACTCTATTATTTATAGCTTTTCCAAATAGACCAGATTGAAGCTAACCAAATTGCTTGTAGacatgttttaatatttttgctaAAACCATGAGCCCTACAAAATTGGGAAGCCAACATTGTATTATCAGGGAGAGCACACGTGATCCCCAACCCGAAAATGATGGCACCCCAAACCACACAAAAAATGGGGCAATTCAGAAATACATGATAAATATCTTCAATAGCATTACAACCAACTGAGCAAATCAGGGAGTCATTACGTAAACATCCACGCGTAAAAAGATTAAACTTTGTGGGCAACTTGTCATTAATATACTGCCAAGCAAAAGCGGACACCTTTAATGGTACAAGCTTATTCCAAATAAGATCATTGTGAGGAGACGTCTCACGAGGATAAATGTGAGTCAACAGAAGATAAGCTCCACATGCTGCTTTGTTTCAAATTTGTAGATCTAAAGACAATAATAAACTTATAGTAGAAGagaagtagaaattaaaattgatctatactatatattagATATAATAATATCTTTCACGCCTCTTCAATCAACGTATTATAAgcttgtaaaatataacattccTCTCATGTACCAAAGATGAATAAAAACTACAAAGTGAATAGTATACGAGATTGAAAGAGAGAGgaatagaaggaaaaaaataatttcttcttGGTTGTTCGGTCAGTTTCGGTTATGAAGAGATAAAATTTTAGAGACCCGCATCCGTCCGTATGCTACCGTTCATGCCCAATTTTTCGCAATTGTTGACATGAGATCCAACGCACACCCGATTAAATGCTTCAATATATTGTCAGTTATATCGGTTTCGAGTCGGGTCGTAGGTTTGTGCTCAGCCCTAACTCAAGCAGTGACtgtcaaaatatttgttttaatgggggcttcaaatatataaatttatatcgTTCGATATAtattctcaacaaaaaaaatatagagatttaattttataatttcacaTTCATCATTTGCTTAAGGATTAAACGTTGAAGAGTCTAAGgattcaaataatatttatgtATGCATTATTTTAAGCATTTAATAAGCCAGGAGAACCTCAGGctaaacttttataaaataaaataatttggcCGACAGACAACCAAGACATTATGTCTAAGTGGTCAATTAgctcattttaaaataaattattttagaaaatttaagttGGATTACTATAAGAATAATTATTGGTCagacttttgcttaaaaaaaaaattattggtctGACTTTATTTATCTTGCGGCCAAATTCTAAATTATCAGGCTCCTTCCATGAG from Trifolium pratense cultivar HEN17-A07 linkage group LG1, ARS_RC_1.1, whole genome shotgun sequence includes these protein-coding regions:
- the LOC123902892 gene encoding lectin 1-like; this translates as MSSSTTSNIKYFSVTLSMILTFLILLFNNVNSTTEEFISFDIPKFVTDQKNLIFQGSANTTSTGKLQLTKATKNSIGRALYSAPIHIWDSKTGNTAHFETSFTFTITAPSSTNIADGFAFFIAPIDTEPQNIGRAGFLGVFNSQTYNKSIQTVAVEIDTFYNVDWDTNRDRHIGIDVNSIKSISTKSFVLQNGKVGNVLIRFNANTNVLSVSLGYPGISVYKLDGVVPLKDVVPEWVRIGFSAATGAEFAEHDILSWSFHSNLESSNDLTFNNKNSVNLSSS